One window of Microbacterium sediminis genomic DNA carries:
- a CDS encoding A/G-specific adenine glycosylase, which translates to MPSPALAERLVPWYRRHARRLPWREPGFGAWGVLVSEFMLQQTQVARVVPLLEAWLARWPTPSALAGEAPAEAVKAWANLGYPRRALWLHRAAVEIRDRHDGVVPRDVDALLALTGIGDYTARAVAAFAYGDRHPVVDTNTRRVLARAVDGTEHPGPPHRRDLDAMAALLPEAAEEAALMNAATMELGQVVCVARSPRCDACPIRDLCAWRAAGAPSTPDLRRKQARYEGSDRQARGAVLRALRDATGPVPQAALLAGWHDAAQRDRAILSLLSDGLIESDGELVHLPR; encoded by the coding sequence ATGCCGTCACCCGCCCTCGCCGAGCGCCTGGTGCCGTGGTACCGGCGCCACGCCCGCCGGCTGCCGTGGCGCGAGCCCGGCTTCGGCGCGTGGGGCGTTCTCGTGAGCGAGTTCATGCTGCAGCAGACGCAGGTGGCGCGGGTCGTCCCGCTGCTGGAGGCGTGGCTGGCGCGGTGGCCGACGCCGTCGGCGCTGGCCGGCGAGGCGCCCGCCGAGGCCGTGAAGGCCTGGGCGAACCTCGGCTACCCGCGGCGCGCGCTGTGGCTGCACCGCGCGGCCGTGGAGATCCGCGACCGCCACGACGGCGTCGTGCCGCGCGACGTCGACGCGCTCCTGGCCCTCACCGGCATCGGCGACTACACCGCCCGGGCCGTGGCGGCCTTCGCCTACGGCGATCGCCACCCCGTGGTGGACACGAACACCCGCCGCGTGCTCGCCCGTGCGGTCGACGGCACGGAGCACCCCGGCCCGCCGCATCGTCGCGACCTCGACGCCATGGCGGCCCTGCTGCCCGAGGCCGCCGAGGAGGCGGCGCTCATGAACGCCGCGACCATGGAGCTCGGCCAGGTGGTGTGCGTCGCGCGATCGCCGCGCTGCGACGCCTGCCCGATCCGCGACCTGTGCGCGTGGCGCGCGGCCGGCGCCCCGTCGACGCCCGACCTGCGCCGCAAGCAGGCGCGCTACGAGGGCAGCGACCGGCAGGCCCGGGGCGCGGTGCTGCGCGCGCTGCGGGACGCGACCGGGCCCGTGCCGCAGGCGGCGCTCCTGGCCGGGTGGCACGACGCCGCCCAGCGCGACCGGGCGATCCTCTCGCTGCTGTCCGACGGGCTCATCGAGTCGGACGGCGAGCTCGTGCACCTGCCGCGCTGA